Below is a window of Eschrichtius robustus isolate mEscRob2 chromosome 13, mEscRob2.pri, whole genome shotgun sequence DNA.
aacggtagctattattatcaccttcattattattactattcctATGAtagaggcagaagagggaacccaGCCCAGCCCAAGGGCCAGGGTCTGCTGACAGCCCGCAATGCCAGAGCCAGGCTGGGAGGCCTCCTGGGTCTCCTCAGGCCCAGGGGAGGGTCATCTTCACAGGCTCAGGGCCTTAGTACAGGGTCCAGCTGGAGGGAGCACGGGCTCAGGCGATAGATGTTGAAGCAGAAAGCCCCTGCTTTAGTCTCCAGGAACTCCAGCTTGCTCCAGGAAAGACCTCAGATGGGTGGCCAAGGTGGTCTGAGGGTCACAGAACTAAACAGGGTGTGGGGCAATGCAGAGGGAAAGCAGAAGTGAGGTCGGCTCTGGGACCACTGGAGCGTGGCCATATTTGGAGTCTCCCTATTCTTATCGCAGACATCTCTCCAGGGTCAGAGTCTGTGGGAGACAGAGCAGATTTGGGGAGGGCAGGCAGCAGGGCACCACACCCCACGTGTCCTTGAGTCCAGGGCAGCCCAGCCTGGCCGTTAGGAGCCTCCCATGGCCCTTTGGGATTCCAGAGGCTCAGAGCAGCCATTCACTGACGCCCACTGCTGAGAagccagcccctccctgccccacagcccagcccagctgtgGATGTAGCTGGTGGTACAGGTCAGGAGAAGGCTGGGCCCTAGGCCTGGGGACTACAGCCTGGAGACTGAGGGGACCAGAGGGATGAGATCCCTGAGCTGGTCATCACAGCCCGAATCTGGGCGCGGAGGAGGTGAGGGCCCTGCCCTAGAGTTAGCTTCCCAGACTGAAGAACACTAGATCTTTCTTGTTCTCTGATCAAGGTAGGTGAGTATttgtgggtggggggaggatagTACCAAGTGATGGATGGGGGGTGGATGCTCAGTGAGGGGAAGGGATCTGGGGATGTTAGAACAAATAGATCTCAGAAATTCTGTCCTCTGgccagctctgtgtgtgtgtgtgtgtgtgtgtgtgtgtgtgtgtacacactgaGGGTAGATGTTTGTGGTTAAGTGCAGGGTAAACATGCATGCACCCAGGTATGTGTGGTTGTGACTAAGGGCCCCAAAGCAGGGCTGCAGGGATAAGCCAAGTGGGGAGGTGATAAGGCAGGGACAGCCTTGGGTACAAATATGTGACTGGATGGGGATAAGGGGCTGGGGCGCCACCGTGAAAGATGATGAAGACCCCTCCAGTGTCCTGCCTTCCCCGTCCCTGTTCCAAACTTTAGGGCCCTAGCCATAAAATCACACTCCCCCCATAAGCACCTGCTGCCAGCCCCCCTCAGCAGTATCATGTCCCCACCTGCTGTGCTGAAAGCAACAGAAACAACTTTGTTCTAGAGAGTGGGCTATATGGAGCCCAGAGTGTTCACCAGCTGGTTGCCTGGGCTGTGGAGCCCCCCTCAGGGAATGGCTCATCCATGCAGACCACCAGCCAGAGTCCTTGAcaccccctccctgactccccatgTCCTGGCAATCCTGCTGCTGCTTCCTCTGTGCTATTCAGccttctccagccccacccccagctcacAGAGTGTTTCAACTCGCTGCTTTCCTGGCTGCCAGGcttacaggatctcagttccctgaccagggattgaacctgggccacggcagtgaaagcccggtattctaaccactaggccaccagggaactccctccttGCCTCCACTTCTCTTCCCCCTGATCTTGCCGTCACACAGTCCTGGAGTGGCCACCTGCAGATCTGACCAGGTCATCTTCCAGGGCCTGAGCATCACTGTGGCCTGGCCTGGGCCCCAGAGCACCTGCAGCCTTGTCTCGCCCCTCCCCCACGATACAGCCTGGGAGCCCCATGGAGGATTTTCAGAAAGTTGCCACATTTCCTCACCTTTGGGCCTTCTGTGTGaattcccccagccccaggcccagcctcccTCCTTTAACCCCAAAGGCTGAGCTAATGCTTCCCCCACAAGGCTCACCTCCAGCATAGCTCTGCCTGCTTCACTGTCTGGTGCCCCTGGGGATGGCCGGTCCCCCCAGGGCAGGTACTGTGGCTTGTTCACTGGACAAGTACCCTGTGAATGCTCATTACTTCTCTACTTCCCAAGCCTCACCTCGTCCAGGGCCCTCTTCAGCTCCAATTCTGGCTCCGATTTCAGCTCCAGCAGTAGGCCAGCCCAGGGCTCTTTCCTGGTTCCGGGCAGGAGCCCCAGGTACAGACCCTGTTCCCAAGCCAAACTGGTCATCTCTTGGTCTCCTACCTGGACGCCTGAACTCCTATTTTGGCTGCTGTGTGTGGGAACCCAGAGTCCTCTGGTCCCTTCTGGAAGAGGCAGATAGGCTTCTAATAACCACTGCCCTCCACTGGGGCTCCTGAACATGTATATGTGACCTCCATGGAGTTGGCCATAGAGGGGCCACGGCCACTCGCCTGCAAAGGGAGAGGTTTCCTCATGCCGGGGCAGCCTGCTCATTGGATTCCACCCATTGCTGGAACATTCTTCCACATTCACCTGGTATCttggtaggtgtgtgtgtgtgagagggcCCATGTGTGTGAGGTGTGTAGGCATGTAGCAGGTGGGAGCTGTAGGAGGGCTGTAGGAAGGGACATGTGTACTCCATTGAGGACTTGACAGTCCCCCAAACAAGGCCCCTTCAGAGGAGCGCTAGCTGCTAGTCAGGAGGGGGAAGGCCAGCACCTGCAGGCTCGAGCACCTCACCCCTGCTTGGCCCCTTTTCTCTGTTAATCAGGGGAAGACGAAAGACCTGGATGGACCACAACTTTGAGATGCAGCCTCACGGAGCCCCAGGCGCTGGAACCTCCTTTCCCCGCAGCCACCTACTGGGGCGCCCTGCCCGCCCCTCAAAGCTCCCTGGAGGGGTGTCGCCTCTCATCCCTGTTCTCAAGAAGGCCGTCCATCTGGATGCTTTCCCCCAGAGCCACATCCCACAGGCTTCCGGCCGACCAGGCCTTGGAGCTAGGGCATGGAGTGTGCCCCCACAGGAGACTGGCAAGAGCCTGGCACCAAGGAAGCTCAGCTCCATCTCCCTAACAGTCCGCCCGCACAGCCAGGCATGGCGCTTGGGCCCCCTACCTTCTCACTGGGAACAGGTGTCTACCCCGGGCAGGGAGGCTGCCACCCACAGAGGAGGGAGGCTGCCTTCTCCTGACTCACCATCTTTGACCCTAGTGCCAGGGGACAGGGTCCACTCTGAGGGCCCAGGTCACCCAGGTCTGGCCAAGCCCAGCAGGATGCCTGTAGTGGAGAAGCCCCTGGTGAGCTCATGCCTGACCCTGCCTTTCCAATCCCGGTTAGCTCAGACTCTGCCAGGTCCTGCAGGGCCAGGCTTGGTGGGTCAGAGGCACCCTGTCCCAGTGACTACCCATGTGCCTACCAGAGCTTCTCCAGGAAGAGGCAAGCCCCGGTCCAGGGGTATTCAGAGACCCCGGATGCATCTCCAAAGGGCCATCCCTGCCACGGGGCCTGTGATGGCCATGGATTTGGCTACTCTGGATACAACGAGGCCAGGCACATCCAGACATTTATCCACAATGGCCACCAATAGGCCTGGCTTGGCTGTCAACTTGGCTACACCAAACACACCTAGACTGGACACAAGCACTGAGTGCCCTCATCTGGATAGCAAACTGGGCTCTGCCATGCACTTGGCTAAAGCAGGCACAACCAAGCCACGCACGGTCATGGATGTGGTGACGCCAGACCCAGAAAAGTTGGGCAAAGCCATAGCTACAGCAGGCACAGCCAAGCCAGATACAACCACagagggtacagccagggaagtgGCAGCACCAGATCCAGTCAAGCTGGACACAGCCATGGTGTTGGCTAGGGCAAATATAGCCAAGCTGGACATGACTACGGATTCTCTTGTTTTGCATACAAGCAGGCTGGGCACAGCCATGCATTCAGTTGTGCCAGTCACCCCAGACCCAGTCACTGGTGAGACCACACTGGACAGTGTCATTAAGCTGACTAGATCAGACACTGTCACCTACCCATCAATGCCAAGCAGAAGCACAGATGCA
It encodes the following:
- the SEPTIN3 gene encoding neuronal-specific septin-3 isoform X4, with the protein product MDHNFEMQPHGAPGAGTSFPRSHLLGRPARPSKLPGGVSPLIPVLKKAVHLDAFPQSHIPQASGRPGLGARAWSVPPQETGKSLAPRKLSSISLTVRPHSQAWRLGPLPSHWEQVSTPGREAATHRGGRLPSPDSPSLTLVPGDRVHSEGPGHPGLAKPSRMPVVEKPLVSSCLTLPFQSRLAQTLPGPAGPGLVGQRHPVPVTTHVPTRASPGRGKPRSRGIQRPRMHLQRAIPATGPVMAMDLATLDTTRPGTSRHLSTMATNRPGLAVNLATPNTPRLDTSTECPHLDSKLGSAMHLAKAGTTKPRTVMDVVTPDPEKLGKAIATAGTAKPDTTTEGTAREVAAPDPVKLDTAMVLARANIAKLDMTTDSLVLHTSRLGTAMHSVVPVTPDPVTGETTLDSVIKLTRSDTVTYPSMPSRSTDAALDRATAGAATDWVTELTMLDLARETKVIEEGGVKMKLTVIDTPGFGDQINNENCWEPIEKYINEQYEKFLKEEVNIARKKRIPDTRVHCCLYFISPTGHSLRPLDLEFMKHLSKVVNIIPVIAKADTMTLEEKSEFKQRVRKELEVNGIEFYPQKEFDEDLEDKTENDKIRQESMPFAVVGSDKEYQVNGKRVLGRKTPWGIIEVENLNHCEFALLRDFVIRTHLQDLKEVTHNIHYETYRAKRLNDNGGLPPGEGLLGTVLPPVPATPCPTAE
- the SEPTIN3 gene encoding neuronal-specific septin-3 isoform X1, whose protein sequence is MDHNFEMQPHGAPGAGTSFPRSHLLGRPARPSKLPGGVSPLIPVLKKAVHLDAFPQSHIPQASGRPGLGARAWSVPPQETGKSLAPRKLSSISLTVRPHSQAWRLGPLPSHWEQVSTPGREAATHRGGRLPSPDSPSLTLVPGDRVHSEGPGHPGLAKPSRMPVVEKPLVSSCLTLPFQSRLAQTLPGPAGPGLVGQRHPVPVTTHVPTRASPGRGKPRSRGIQRPRMHLQRAIPATGPVMAMDLATLDTTRPGTSRHLSTMATNRPGLAVNLATPNTPRLDTSTECPHLDSKLGSAMHLAKAGTTKPRTVMDVVTPDPEKLGKAIATAGTAKPDTTTEGTAREVAAPDPVKLDTAMVLARANIAKLDMTTDSLVLHTSRLGTAMHSVVPVTPDPVTGETTLDSVIKLTRSDTVTYPSMPSRSTDAALDRATAGAATDWVTELTMLDLARETKGLPETRTDAAMSELVPEPRPKPAVPMKPVSINPNLLGYIGIDTIIEQMRKKTMKTGFDFNIMVVGQSGLGKSTLVNTLFKSQVSRKASSWNREEKIPKTVEIKAIGHVIEEGGVKMKLTVIDTPGFGDQINNENCWEPIEKYINEQYEKFLKEEVNIARKKRIPDTRVHCCLYFISPTGHSLRPLDLEFMKHLSKVVNIIPVIAKADTMTLEEKSEFKQRVRKELEVNGIEFYPQKEFDEDLEDKTENDKIRQESMPFAVVGSDKEYQVNGKRVLGRKTPWGIIEVENLNHCEFALLRDFVIRTHLQDLKEVTHNIHYETYRAKRLNDNGGLPPGEGLLGTVLPPVPATPCPTAE
- the SEPTIN3 gene encoding neuronal-specific septin-3 isoform X2; translated protein: MDHNFEMQPHGAPGAGTSFPRSHLLGRPARPSKLPGGVSPLIPVLKKAVHLDAFPQSHIPQASGRPGLGARAWSVPPQETGKSLAPRKLSSISLTVRPHSQAWRLGPLPSHWEQVSTPGREAATHRGGRLPSPDSPSLTLVPGDRVHSEGPGHPGLAKPSRMPVVEKPLVSSCLTLPFQSRLAQTLPGPAGPGLVGQRHPVPVTTHVPTRASPGRGKPRSRGIQRPRMHLQRAIPATGPVMAMDLATLDTTRPGTSRHLSTMATNRPGLAVNLATPNTPRLDTSTECPHLDSKLGSAMHLAKAGTTKPRTVMDVVTPDPEKLGKAIATAGTAKPDTTTEGTAREVAAPDPVKLDTAMVLARANIAKLDMTTDSLVLHTSRLGTAMHSVVPVTPDPVTGETTLDSVIKLTRSDTVTYPSMPSRSTDAALDRATAGAATDWVTELTMLDLARETKGLPETRTDAAMSELVPEPRPKPAVPMKPVSINPNLLGYIGIDTIIEQMRKKTMKTGFDFNIMVVVIEEGGVKMKLTVIDTPGFGDQINNENCWEPIEKYINEQYEKFLKEEVNIARKKRIPDTRVHCCLYFISPTGHSLRPLDLEFMKHLSKVVNIIPVIAKADTMTLEEKSEFKQRVRKELEVNGIEFYPQKEFDEDLEDKTENDKIRQESMPFAVVGSDKEYQVNGKRVLGRKTPWGIIEVENLNHCEFALLRDFVIRTHLQDLKEVTHNIHYETYRAKRLNDNGGLPPGEGLLGTVLPPVPATPCPTAE
- the SEPTIN3 gene encoding neuronal-specific septin-3 isoform X3 — protein: MDHNFEMQPHGAPGAGTSFPRSHLLGRPARPSKLPGGVSPLIPVLKKAVHLDAFPQSHIPQASGRPGLGARAWSVPPQETGKSLAPRKLSSISLTVRPHSQAWRLGPLPSHWEQVSTPGREAATHRGGRLPSPDSPSLTLVPGDRVHSEGPGHPGLAKPSRMPVVEKPLVSSCLTLPFQSRLAQTLPGPAGPGLVGQRHPVPVTTHVPTRASPGRGKPRSRGIQRPRMHLQRAIPATGPVMAMDLATLDTTRPGTSRHLSTMATNRPGLAVNLATPNTPRLDTSTECPHLDSKLGSAMHLAKAGTTKPRTVMDVVTPDPEKLGKAIATAGTAKPDTTTEGTAREVAAPDPVKLDTAMVLARANIAKLDMTTDSLVLHTSRLGTAMHSVVPVTPDPVTGETTLDSVIKLTRSDTVTYPSMPSRSTDAALDRATAGAATDWVTELTMLDLARETKGQSGLGKSTLVNTLFKSQVSRKASSWNREEKIPKTVEIKAIGHVIEEGGVKMKLTVIDTPGFGDQINNENCWEPIEKYINEQYEKFLKEEVNIARKKRIPDTRVHCCLYFISPTGHSLRPLDLEFMKHLSKVVNIIPVIAKADTMTLEEKSEFKQRVRKELEVNGIEFYPQKEFDEDLEDKTENDKIRQESMPFAVVGSDKEYQVNGKRVLGRKTPWGIIEVENLNHCEFALLRDFVIRTHLQDLKEVTHNIHYETYRAKRLNDNGGLPPGEGLLGTVLPPVPATPCPTAE